The Polyodon spathula isolate WHYD16114869_AA chromosome 13, ASM1765450v1, whole genome shotgun sequence genome includes a region encoding these proteins:
- the LOC121325984 gene encoding kinesin-like protein KIFC3 isoform X4, with translation MLGTRKTWELGHTPSLQELWKKDCSLDRSAVDFLMGDGEEESSTYIPLQPSLFQGRTMTMDHQEPNNEQEQQLVIQAMQEKVCHFQARLLSEEASRKLQVQLMRKAHEQNVHEKLALIKSLQEVVREQESQLRKGNGTAARRSSLGSRPPPSVQRLVESLTSTQEEKNRLQEDLLSAQERLCSRESEQQALIHRLRDQVEDLKEKLLDQAGEVNRLRSELGATDLEKHLELLESENEELKQELSVCQSALQELQGARSGCVDCQHNQDLRTGLARLEAEVGQKDRRLAELQLSLERKASQVSELNRQLEDSRQEREDLEDRLRDCQQALAKQATQVPQVKYVTKTVEVESSRSKQALSEALSRNQYLQEQVGVQRQLLRELEQQLQDSQNTATQLRKQQCADRSHLCGLLSRVVGSRSGTLVRRLSKIMLYESEIERTRGELVDEMQCLEEEKNRVIEEAFVRAESEMKAVHENLAGVRMNLLTLQPALRTLTCDYNCLKRQVQDFPFLLEKAIGEARQEICQVIGEVSATNQDLLSKYKREMMLRKKCHNELVKLKGNIRVFCRVRPSSKEDGDGPDSKNVVTFDPEDDALMSIWHKGKPIAFELDKVFPPQATQGDVFQEVQSLITSCIDGYNVCIFAYGQTGSGKTYTMEGVPQDPGINQRALRLLFSEVEEKVSDWEFTITVSMVEIYNETLRNLLGDNPNEKLDIKMCPDGSGQLYVPGLTEFKVESVDDINRVFEVGHMNRATACTNLNDHSSRSHGLLIITVSGINCTTGSRSTGKLNLVDLAGSERIAKSGAEGSRLREAQCINKSLAALADVIHALRSKHGHIPFRNSKLTYLLQDSLSGDSKTLMMVQVSPVDKNVSESVCSLKFAQRVRSVELGPVTRKTEYQSSTSSSPTPTQESLEVDSPPETPMPTVSTRGPVTASGRTGGSTRRKVPPSVTSNIVEKALQGPT, from the exons ATGCTCGGCACACGCAAGACCTGGGAACTTGGCCACACCCCCAGCCTGCAGGAGCTCTGGAAGAAGGACTGCTCATTGGACA GAAGCGCTGTGGATTTCCTGATGGGTGACGGCGAGGAGGAGAGCAGCACCTACATCCCCTTGCAGCCCTCTCTGTTCCAGGGCAGAACGATGACCATGGATCACCAAGAACCCAACAacgagcaggagcagcagctcgTCATACAG GCCATGCAGGAGAAGGTGTGTCACTTCCAGGCTCGGCTCCTCAGCGAGGAGGCCAGTCGCAAGCTGCAGGTCCAGCTGATGCGGAAAGCCCACGAGCAGAACGTCCACGAGAAGCTGGCCCTCATCAAGAGCCTGCAGGAGGTGGTGCGCGAGCAGGAGAGCCAGCTCCGCAAGGGGAATGGAACTG CGGCGAGGAGGTCCAGCTTGGGCTCCCGACCTCCTCCCTCAGTCCAGCGGCTGGTGGAGTCTCTGACCTCAACCCAGGAGGAGAAGAACCGGCTGCAGGAGGACCTGCTCTCTGCTCAGGAGAGGCTGTGCAGTCGGGAGAGTGAGCAGCAGGCCCTGATCCACAGACTGCGGGACCAG GTTGAAGACCTGAAGGAGAAGCTGTTGGACCAGGCAGGGGAGGTGAATCGACTGCGCTCAGAGCTG GGAGCGACAGACTTGGAGAAGCATTTAGAACTCCTGGAATCTGAGAACGAAGAGCTGAAACAGGAGCTGAGCGTCTGCCAGTCCGCTCTGCAGGAGCTCCAGGGAGCTCGCTCAGGCTGTGTGGACTGCCAGCACAACCAG GACCTGCGCACGGGCCTGGCCCGGCTGGAGGCGGAGGTTGGGCAGAAAGACCGCAGGCTGGCGGAGCTGCAGCTGAGCCTGGAGAGGAAGGCCAGCCAGGTCTCTGAGCTCAACAGGCAGCTGGAGGACTCCCGGCAGGAAAGGGAAGACCTGGAGGATAGGCTGAGGGACTGCCAGCAAGCCCTGGCCAAGCAGGCCACCCAGGTCCCACAGGTCAAG tatgtCACCAAGACAGTGGAGGTGGAGTCGAGCCGGTCCAAGCAGGCTCTGTCAGAGGCTCTATCTCGGAACCAGTACCTGCAGGAGCAGGTGGGagtgcagaggcagctcctgagAGAGCTGGAACAGCAGCTGCAGGACTCGCAGAACACCGCGACGCAGCTCCGTAAGCAG CAATGCGCTGACAGGAGCCATCTTTGTGGGCTGCTCTCTAGAGTAGTGGGGAGTCGCAGTGGCACGTTGGTTCGTAGGTTGTCAAAG ATCATGCTGTACGAGAGCGAGATTGAGCGGACTCGGGGCGAGCTGGTGGACGAGATGCAGTGCTTAGAGGAAGAGAAGAACCGCGTCATCGAGGAGGCCTTTGTGCGAGCCGAGAGCGAGATGAAGGCAGTCCATGAGAACCTAGCCG GGGTGAGGATGAACCTACTGACTCTGCAGCCTGCCTTGCGAACTCTCACCTGTGATTATAACTGCCTGAAGAGACAGGTGCAGGACTTCCCCTTCCTCCTGGAGAAAGCCATCGGCGAAGCCAGGCAGGAG ATCTGCCAGGTAATCGGGGAGGTCAGCGCCACCAACCAGGACCTCCTGTCCAAGTACAAACGGGAGATGATGCTGAGGAAGAAGTGTCACAACGAGCTGGTGAAGCTGAAAG GAAACATCCGTGTGTTCTGTAGAGTCCGTCCTTCATCCAAGGAGGATGGTGATGGGCCTGACTCCAAGAACGTGGTAACCTTTGACCCTGAAGACGATGCCCTAATGAGCATATGGCACAAGGGGAAGCCAATAGCGTTTGAGCTGGATAAAGTCTTTCCTCCGCAAGCGACGCAGGGAGAC GTTTTCCAAGAAGTCCAGTCCTTAATCACTTCCTGCATTGACGGCTACAATGTCTGTATATTTGCCTATGGACAGACAGGCTCAGGGAAGACCTACACCATGGAG GGCGTCCCGCAGGATCCAGGGATTAACCAGCGGGCGCTGCGGCTGCTGTTCTCGGAGGTGGAGGAGAAGGTGTCGGACTGGGAGTTCACCATCACTGTCAGCATGGTGGAGATCTACAACGAGACACTGAG gaaTTTGCTGGGAGACAACCCCAATGAAAAGCTGGATATTAAAATGTGTCCGGATGGCAGCGGGCAGCTCTATGTTCCCGGACTCACAGAGTTCAAGGTTGAAAGTGTGGATGATATCAACAGg GTGTTTGAGGTGGGTCACATGAACCGGGCCACTGCCTGCACCAACCTGAACGATCACAGCTCCCGCTCCCACGGGCTGCTCATCATTACAGTCAGCGGGATCAACTGCACCACCGGCAGCCGCAGCACGG GCAAGCTGAACCTGGTGGACCTGGCGGGTTCAGAGCGCATTGCCAAGTCCGGCGCGGAGGGCAGTCGGCTCAGGGAGGCACAGTGCATCAACAAGTCTCTGGCAGCGCTGGCAGACGTCATCCACGCCCTGCGCTCCAAACACGGGCACATCCCCTTCCGCAACTCCAAACTGACATACCTGCTGCAGGACTCGCTGAGCGGAGACAGCAAGACACTCATGATGGTCCAG GTCTCTCCAGTCGATAAGAATGTGAGCGAGTCGGTTTGCTCCCTGAAATTCGCCCAGAGGGTTCGCTCAGTGGAGCTGGGTCCGGTCACACGCAAAACAGAGTACCAGTCCTCCACCTCCTCGTCTCCCACCCCCACTCAGGAAAGCCTGGAG GTGGATTCTCCACCAGAAACCCCAATGCCCACTGTGTCGACGCGCGGGCCTGTTACTGCCTCTGGACGGACAGGGGGCAGCACCAGGAGGAAAGTCCCCCCCTCCG TGACGAGTAACATTGTAGAGAAAGCACTACAAGGTCCTACCTAG
- the LOC121325984 gene encoding kinesin-like protein KIFC3 isoform X5 has translation MGDGEEESSTYIPLQPSLFQGRTMTMDHQEPNNEQEQQLVIQAMQEKVCHFQARLLSEEASRKLQVQLMRKAHEQNVHEKLALIKSLQEVVREQESQLRKGNGTAARRSSLGSRPPPSVQRLVESLTSTQEEKNRLQEDLLSAQERLCSRESEQQALIHRLRDQVEDLKEKLLDQAGEVNRLRSELGATDLEKHLELLESENEELKQELSVCQSALQELQGARSGCVDCQHNQDLRTGLARLEAEVGQKDRRLAELQLSLERKASQVSELNRQLEDSRQEREDLEDRLRDCQQALAKQATQVPQVKYVTKTVEVESSRSKQALSEALSRNQYLQEQVGVQRQLLRELEQQLQDSQNTATQLRKQQCADRSHLCGLLSRVVGSRSGTLVRRLSKIMLYESEIERTRGELVDEMQCLEEEKNRVIEEAFVRAESEMKAVHENLAGVRMNLLTLQPALRTLTCDYNCLKRQVQDFPFLLEKAIGEARQEICQVIGEVSATNQDLLSKYKREMMLRKKCHNELVKLKGNIRVFCRVRPSSKEDGDGPDSKNVVTFDPEDDALMSIWHKGKPIAFELDKVFPPQATQGDVFQEVQSLITSCIDGYNVCIFAYGQTGSGKTYTMEGVPQDPGINQRALRLLFSEVEEKVSDWEFTITVSMVEIYNETLRNLLGDNPNEKLDIKMCPDGSGQLYVPGLTEFKVESVDDINRVFEVGHMNRATACTNLNDHSSRSHGLLIITVSGINCTTGSRSTGKLNLVDLAGSERIAKSGAEGSRLREAQCINKSLAALADVIHALRSKHGHIPFRNSKLTYLLQDSLSGDSKTLMMVQVSPVDKNVSESVCSLKFAQRVRSVELGPVTRKTEYQSSTSSSPTPTQESLEVDSPPETPMPTVSTRGPVTASGRTGGSTRRKVPPSVTSNIVEKALQGPT, from the exons ATGGGTGACGGCGAGGAGGAGAGCAGCACCTACATCCCCTTGCAGCCCTCTCTGTTCCAGGGCAGAACGATGACCATGGATCACCAAGAACCCAACAacgagcaggagcagcagctcgTCATACAG GCCATGCAGGAGAAGGTGTGTCACTTCCAGGCTCGGCTCCTCAGCGAGGAGGCCAGTCGCAAGCTGCAGGTCCAGCTGATGCGGAAAGCCCACGAGCAGAACGTCCACGAGAAGCTGGCCCTCATCAAGAGCCTGCAGGAGGTGGTGCGCGAGCAGGAGAGCCAGCTCCGCAAGGGGAATGGAACTG CGGCGAGGAGGTCCAGCTTGGGCTCCCGACCTCCTCCCTCAGTCCAGCGGCTGGTGGAGTCTCTGACCTCAACCCAGGAGGAGAAGAACCGGCTGCAGGAGGACCTGCTCTCTGCTCAGGAGAGGCTGTGCAGTCGGGAGAGTGAGCAGCAGGCCCTGATCCACAGACTGCGGGACCAG GTTGAAGACCTGAAGGAGAAGCTGTTGGACCAGGCAGGGGAGGTGAATCGACTGCGCTCAGAGCTG GGAGCGACAGACTTGGAGAAGCATTTAGAACTCCTGGAATCTGAGAACGAAGAGCTGAAACAGGAGCTGAGCGTCTGCCAGTCCGCTCTGCAGGAGCTCCAGGGAGCTCGCTCAGGCTGTGTGGACTGCCAGCACAACCAG GACCTGCGCACGGGCCTGGCCCGGCTGGAGGCGGAGGTTGGGCAGAAAGACCGCAGGCTGGCGGAGCTGCAGCTGAGCCTGGAGAGGAAGGCCAGCCAGGTCTCTGAGCTCAACAGGCAGCTGGAGGACTCCCGGCAGGAAAGGGAAGACCTGGAGGATAGGCTGAGGGACTGCCAGCAAGCCCTGGCCAAGCAGGCCACCCAGGTCCCACAGGTCAAG tatgtCACCAAGACAGTGGAGGTGGAGTCGAGCCGGTCCAAGCAGGCTCTGTCAGAGGCTCTATCTCGGAACCAGTACCTGCAGGAGCAGGTGGGagtgcagaggcagctcctgagAGAGCTGGAACAGCAGCTGCAGGACTCGCAGAACACCGCGACGCAGCTCCGTAAGCAG CAATGCGCTGACAGGAGCCATCTTTGTGGGCTGCTCTCTAGAGTAGTGGGGAGTCGCAGTGGCACGTTGGTTCGTAGGTTGTCAAAG ATCATGCTGTACGAGAGCGAGATTGAGCGGACTCGGGGCGAGCTGGTGGACGAGATGCAGTGCTTAGAGGAAGAGAAGAACCGCGTCATCGAGGAGGCCTTTGTGCGAGCCGAGAGCGAGATGAAGGCAGTCCATGAGAACCTAGCCG GGGTGAGGATGAACCTACTGACTCTGCAGCCTGCCTTGCGAACTCTCACCTGTGATTATAACTGCCTGAAGAGACAGGTGCAGGACTTCCCCTTCCTCCTGGAGAAAGCCATCGGCGAAGCCAGGCAGGAG ATCTGCCAGGTAATCGGGGAGGTCAGCGCCACCAACCAGGACCTCCTGTCCAAGTACAAACGGGAGATGATGCTGAGGAAGAAGTGTCACAACGAGCTGGTGAAGCTGAAAG GAAACATCCGTGTGTTCTGTAGAGTCCGTCCTTCATCCAAGGAGGATGGTGATGGGCCTGACTCCAAGAACGTGGTAACCTTTGACCCTGAAGACGATGCCCTAATGAGCATATGGCACAAGGGGAAGCCAATAGCGTTTGAGCTGGATAAAGTCTTTCCTCCGCAAGCGACGCAGGGAGAC GTTTTCCAAGAAGTCCAGTCCTTAATCACTTCCTGCATTGACGGCTACAATGTCTGTATATTTGCCTATGGACAGACAGGCTCAGGGAAGACCTACACCATGGAG GGCGTCCCGCAGGATCCAGGGATTAACCAGCGGGCGCTGCGGCTGCTGTTCTCGGAGGTGGAGGAGAAGGTGTCGGACTGGGAGTTCACCATCACTGTCAGCATGGTGGAGATCTACAACGAGACACTGAG gaaTTTGCTGGGAGACAACCCCAATGAAAAGCTGGATATTAAAATGTGTCCGGATGGCAGCGGGCAGCTCTATGTTCCCGGACTCACAGAGTTCAAGGTTGAAAGTGTGGATGATATCAACAGg GTGTTTGAGGTGGGTCACATGAACCGGGCCACTGCCTGCACCAACCTGAACGATCACAGCTCCCGCTCCCACGGGCTGCTCATCATTACAGTCAGCGGGATCAACTGCACCACCGGCAGCCGCAGCACGG GCAAGCTGAACCTGGTGGACCTGGCGGGTTCAGAGCGCATTGCCAAGTCCGGCGCGGAGGGCAGTCGGCTCAGGGAGGCACAGTGCATCAACAAGTCTCTGGCAGCGCTGGCAGACGTCATCCACGCCCTGCGCTCCAAACACGGGCACATCCCCTTCCGCAACTCCAAACTGACATACCTGCTGCAGGACTCGCTGAGCGGAGACAGCAAGACACTCATGATGGTCCAG GTCTCTCCAGTCGATAAGAATGTGAGCGAGTCGGTTTGCTCCCTGAAATTCGCCCAGAGGGTTCGCTCAGTGGAGCTGGGTCCGGTCACACGCAAAACAGAGTACCAGTCCTCCACCTCCTCGTCTCCCACCCCCACTCAGGAAAGCCTGGAG GTGGATTCTCCACCAGAAACCCCAATGCCCACTGTGTCGACGCGCGGGCCTGTTACTGCCTCTGGACGGACAGGGGGCAGCACCAGGAGGAAAGTCCCCCCCTCCG TGACGAGTAACATTGTAGAGAAAGCACTACAAGGTCCTACCTAG
- the LOC121325984 gene encoding kinesin-like protein KIFC3 isoform X7 — translation MTVAITVGTSPRGAARITTEPRRSVGPPPAARAPQRSSPDVSRSKFQISCAAQSLSAFPGALCMPDVVLGPVLAQSQHSVFESGVMLGTRKTWELGHTPSLQELWKKDCSLDRSAVDFLMGDGEEESSTYIPLQPSLFQGRTMTMDHQEPNNEQEQQLVIQAMQEKVCHFQARLLSEEASRKLQVQLMRKAHEQNVHEKLALIKSLQEVVREQESQLRKGNGTAARRSSLGSRPPPSVQRLVESLTSTQEEKNRLQEDLLSAQERLCSRESEQQALIHRLRDQVEDLKEKLLDQAGEVNRLRSELGATDLEKHLELLESENEELKQELSVCQSALQELQGARSGCVDCQHNQDLRTGLARLEAEVGQKDRRLAELQLSLERKASQVSELNRQLEDSRQEREDLEDRLRDCQQALAKQATQVPQVKYVTKTVEVESSRSKQALSEALSRNQYLQEQVGVQRQLLRELEQQLQDSQNTATQLRKQQCADRSHLCGLLSRVVGSRSGTLVRRLSKIMLYESEIERTRGELVDEMQCLEEEKNRVIEEAFVRAESEMKAVHENLAGVRMNLLTLQPALRTLTCDYNCLKRQVQDFPFLLEKAIGEARQEICQVIGEVSATNQDLLSKYKREMMLRKKCHNELVKLKGNIRVFCRVRPSSKEDGDGPDSKNVVTFDPEDDALMSIWHKGKPIAFELDKVFPPQATQGDVFQEVQSLITSCIDGYNVCIFAYGQTGSGKTYTMEGVPQDPGINQRALRLLFSEVEEKVSDWEFTITVSMVEIYNETLRNLLGDNPNEKLDIKMCPDGSGQLYVPGLTEFKVESVDDINRVFEVGHMNRATACTNLNDHSSRSHGLLIITVSGINCTTGSRSTGKLNLVDLAGSERIAKSGAEGSRLREAQCINKSLAALADVIHALRSKHGHIPFRNSKLTYLLQDSLSGDSKTLMMVQVSPVDKNVSESVCSLKFAQRVRSVELGPVTRKTEYQSSTSSSPTPTQESLEVDSPPETPMPTVSTRGPVTASGRTGGSTRRKVPPSVTSNIVEKALQGPT, via the exons ATGACAGTGGCCATCACAGTGGGTACCAGCCCAAGGGGGGCTGCAAGAATAACTACAGAGCCCAGGAGGAGTGTAGGACCACCACCAGCAGCCAGAGCCCCCCAAAGGAGCTCTCCGGATGTGAGCAG GAGTAAGTTCCAGATTAGCTGTGCAGCTCAGAGCCTTTCTGCATTTCCAGGAGCCCTGTGCATGCCCGATGTTGTGCTCGGACCAGTTCTAG CCCAGAGTCAGCACTCCGTTTTCGAATCGGGGGTCATGCTCGGCACACGCAAGACCTGGGAACTTGGCCACACCCCCAGCCTGCAGGAGCTCTGGAAGAAGGACTGCTCATTGGACA GAAGCGCTGTGGATTTCCTGATGGGTGACGGCGAGGAGGAGAGCAGCACCTACATCCCCTTGCAGCCCTCTCTGTTCCAGGGCAGAACGATGACCATGGATCACCAAGAACCCAACAacgagcaggagcagcagctcgTCATACAG GCCATGCAGGAGAAGGTGTGTCACTTCCAGGCTCGGCTCCTCAGCGAGGAGGCCAGTCGCAAGCTGCAGGTCCAGCTGATGCGGAAAGCCCACGAGCAGAACGTCCACGAGAAGCTGGCCCTCATCAAGAGCCTGCAGGAGGTGGTGCGCGAGCAGGAGAGCCAGCTCCGCAAGGGGAATGGAACTG CGGCGAGGAGGTCCAGCTTGGGCTCCCGACCTCCTCCCTCAGTCCAGCGGCTGGTGGAGTCTCTGACCTCAACCCAGGAGGAGAAGAACCGGCTGCAGGAGGACCTGCTCTCTGCTCAGGAGAGGCTGTGCAGTCGGGAGAGTGAGCAGCAGGCCCTGATCCACAGACTGCGGGACCAG GTTGAAGACCTGAAGGAGAAGCTGTTGGACCAGGCAGGGGAGGTGAATCGACTGCGCTCAGAGCTG GGAGCGACAGACTTGGAGAAGCATTTAGAACTCCTGGAATCTGAGAACGAAGAGCTGAAACAGGAGCTGAGCGTCTGCCAGTCCGCTCTGCAGGAGCTCCAGGGAGCTCGCTCAGGCTGTGTGGACTGCCAGCACAACCAG GACCTGCGCACGGGCCTGGCCCGGCTGGAGGCGGAGGTTGGGCAGAAAGACCGCAGGCTGGCGGAGCTGCAGCTGAGCCTGGAGAGGAAGGCCAGCCAGGTCTCTGAGCTCAACAGGCAGCTGGAGGACTCCCGGCAGGAAAGGGAAGACCTGGAGGATAGGCTGAGGGACTGCCAGCAAGCCCTGGCCAAGCAGGCCACCCAGGTCCCACAGGTCAAG tatgtCACCAAGACAGTGGAGGTGGAGTCGAGCCGGTCCAAGCAGGCTCTGTCAGAGGCTCTATCTCGGAACCAGTACCTGCAGGAGCAGGTGGGagtgcagaggcagctcctgagAGAGCTGGAACAGCAGCTGCAGGACTCGCAGAACACCGCGACGCAGCTCCGTAAGCAG CAATGCGCTGACAGGAGCCATCTTTGTGGGCTGCTCTCTAGAGTAGTGGGGAGTCGCAGTGGCACGTTGGTTCGTAGGTTGTCAAAG ATCATGCTGTACGAGAGCGAGATTGAGCGGACTCGGGGCGAGCTGGTGGACGAGATGCAGTGCTTAGAGGAAGAGAAGAACCGCGTCATCGAGGAGGCCTTTGTGCGAGCCGAGAGCGAGATGAAGGCAGTCCATGAGAACCTAGCCG GGGTGAGGATGAACCTACTGACTCTGCAGCCTGCCTTGCGAACTCTCACCTGTGATTATAACTGCCTGAAGAGACAGGTGCAGGACTTCCCCTTCCTCCTGGAGAAAGCCATCGGCGAAGCCAGGCAGGAG ATCTGCCAGGTAATCGGGGAGGTCAGCGCCACCAACCAGGACCTCCTGTCCAAGTACAAACGGGAGATGATGCTGAGGAAGAAGTGTCACAACGAGCTGGTGAAGCTGAAAG GAAACATCCGTGTGTTCTGTAGAGTCCGTCCTTCATCCAAGGAGGATGGTGATGGGCCTGACTCCAAGAACGTGGTAACCTTTGACCCTGAAGACGATGCCCTAATGAGCATATGGCACAAGGGGAAGCCAATAGCGTTTGAGCTGGATAAAGTCTTTCCTCCGCAAGCGACGCAGGGAGAC GTTTTCCAAGAAGTCCAGTCCTTAATCACTTCCTGCATTGACGGCTACAATGTCTGTATATTTGCCTATGGACAGACAGGCTCAGGGAAGACCTACACCATGGAG GGCGTCCCGCAGGATCCAGGGATTAACCAGCGGGCGCTGCGGCTGCTGTTCTCGGAGGTGGAGGAGAAGGTGTCGGACTGGGAGTTCACCATCACTGTCAGCATGGTGGAGATCTACAACGAGACACTGAG gaaTTTGCTGGGAGACAACCCCAATGAAAAGCTGGATATTAAAATGTGTCCGGATGGCAGCGGGCAGCTCTATGTTCCCGGACTCACAGAGTTCAAGGTTGAAAGTGTGGATGATATCAACAGg GTGTTTGAGGTGGGTCACATGAACCGGGCCACTGCCTGCACCAACCTGAACGATCACAGCTCCCGCTCCCACGGGCTGCTCATCATTACAGTCAGCGGGATCAACTGCACCACCGGCAGCCGCAGCACGG GCAAGCTGAACCTGGTGGACCTGGCGGGTTCAGAGCGCATTGCCAAGTCCGGCGCGGAGGGCAGTCGGCTCAGGGAGGCACAGTGCATCAACAAGTCTCTGGCAGCGCTGGCAGACGTCATCCACGCCCTGCGCTCCAAACACGGGCACATCCCCTTCCGCAACTCCAAACTGACATACCTGCTGCAGGACTCGCTGAGCGGAGACAGCAAGACACTCATGATGGTCCAG GTCTCTCCAGTCGATAAGAATGTGAGCGAGTCGGTTTGCTCCCTGAAATTCGCCCAGAGGGTTCGCTCAGTGGAGCTGGGTCCGGTCACACGCAAAACAGAGTACCAGTCCTCCACCTCCTCGTCTCCCACCCCCACTCAGGAAAGCCTGGAG GTGGATTCTCCACCAGAAACCCCAATGCCCACTGTGTCGACGCGCGGGCCTGTTACTGCCTCTGGACGGACAGGGGGCAGCACCAGGAGGAAAGTCCCCCCCTCCG TGACGAGTAACATTGTAGAGAAAGCACTACAAGGTCCTACCTAG